In Canis lupus familiaris isolate Mischka breed German Shepherd chromosome 5, alternate assembly UU_Cfam_GSD_1.0, whole genome shotgun sequence, a genomic segment contains:
- the LOC106558795 gene encoding uncharacterized protein LOC106558795 isoform X2, which translates to MNILQRIHFPVGGNLGCFLFSFFFFFFFFFFFFAIINNAAMIPLVYVSLCTYMHFSQTYAWSRVAGLQGNVSSILLNIAKVLLLGEQIKHSRKADVFNWLLKDCVSNRFQFCPGGSSQFPEASVVSVLFPQDAGLGELPIKGPKPRPLEKTESSLPAAFPSWCQPSLTRTTSVDTEDSGLVSQPWRDLAATTRPQETQNGSGGGIYWFYCPKEKAEKSRTYPVQGLQDQWNEGISEGPRRKHPGQQWPDSRACPRQVSRLLCSLKHCLHVCDHVTTQVLGPRPSSDSWHSLSVDPVASCVAAAARQAGEAKAQPSVTEHPLLP; encoded by the exons ATGAATATTCTACAACGTATTCATTTTCCCGTTGGTggaaatttaggttgtttcctcttctcttttttcttcttcttctttttttttttttttttttttgctattataaacaatgctgctatgattCCTCTGGTATATGTCTCTTTATGCACTTATATGCATTTCTCCCAAACATATGCCTGGAGTAGAGTTGCTGGATTGCAGGGAAATGTATCTTCAATTTTACTAAATATTGCCAAAGTTTTGCTGCTTGGGGAACAGATAAAGCACTCAAGAAAAGCTGATGTTTTTAACTGGCTTTTGAAAGATTGTGTCAGCAATCGTTTCCAGTTCTGTCCTGGTGGCTCCAGTCAGTTTCCAGAAGCTTCTGTGGTGTCTGTCCTCTTCCCACAGGATGCTGGTCTAGGTGAGCTGCCCATCAAAGGCCCAAAGCCACGGCCCCTTGAGAAGACTGAGTCATCCTTACCTGCTGCATTTCCAAGCTGGTGTCAGCCCTCACTGACACGCACCACCTCTGTGGATACTGAGGATTCTGGGCTTGTATCTCAGCCTTGGAGGGATTTAGCAGCAACCACGAGGCCTCAGGAAACTCAAAATGGCTCCGGGGGAGGAATATATTGGTTCTACTGCCCTAAGGAAAAAGCTGAGAAGTCAAGGACTTACCCTGTCCAGGGCCTTCAGGATCAATGGAATGAAGGAATCTCTGAAGG ACCAAGAAGAAAACACCCAGGACAACAGTGGCCTGACTCCAGGGCCTGCCCACGTCAGGTCTCCAGGTTGCTTTGCAGCCTGAAACACTGCCTCCACGTCTGCGACCACGTCACCACGCAGGTCCTGGGACCTCGTCCTTCATCCGACAGCTGGCATAGTCTCTCTGTGGACCCGGTGGCCTCctgtgtggctgctgctgctcgcCAAGCTGGGGAGGCCAAGGCACAGCCTTCGGTAACTGAGCACCCACTTCTGCCCTGA